CCAGCCAATATTGGATTCGGCGTGGCTATCCACGGCGTGGGGCATTTTTCTTTATTATGACCTCGATTGTATTAGGTGCAATTTTAGCTGTAGTATTTAATGTTCCCTCATTTATGGCATTAGTTTCGATTTTATTGATTATTGTTAGTGCTATTTTAATTGGATTTCGCTATACAATTTACCCATTAGTCTTATCGGTTGTTATTTCAACGTTATTAATGATTTCGGAATATAATCAATGGTTCAAACCCTACCAATTTGATAGTAGCGCAATTTTGTCATTGATTATTCAAGTTGTTGCCACCCTGAGCATGTTGATTGTTACTGCTCTGGTGATTAATATGGCAGTTAAACGCTTGGAAGAAAGTGCTAATGAGGCTTTTTTGCGGGCGCGTGATGCTGAAGAAGCTCGCTTTGATCAAATTGCGCTCAACGACCAACTGCACCATGACAACCTTGAAAAGCAAAAATTACTTGATGTGATCGATGCGCTTGAAACTCCGGCGATTCCGATTTTGGCTGATACCGTGGTTATTCCGATTGTGGGCTATGTTTCCAACGATCGTTTGCAGAAAATTCAGAAACTTGTGTTACAGCACATTTATCGTGAGCGGATTCAAACTGTCCTGCTCGATATTACTGGCGTTACCAGTGTTGATCAGAGTTTTGCTGAAGGCCTACGGCGTTTGGTACAAGCAATTTATGTCTTAGGCGCAAAAGTCTTTCTGACTGGGATTCAGCCAAAAACCGCCCATATGTTTGTTGATTTGGATTTACATACCGTTTTACCAACCACCTATGCTACCATCGCTGATGCAATTGAAGCGTTAACCCAATTAAATAATACCAAGAGGTAATTATTGAATGATTCAACCTGATTATGAATATCATGGGCTGATGGCTGAAGCTTGGGATGTGCTGCGAGGCGATACTTCTGGTTGGAGTGATCGCTTTTTTTATCGTGAATTGATTGCGCAACACGGGCAGCCTGTGCTTGATATTGGCTGTGGGACGGGCCGCTTATTGCTTGATTATCTGGCTGAAGACATTGATATCGACGGAATTGATAATTCCCCCGATATGTTGGAACTCTGTCGGCTCAAGGCTCAAGCCGTAGGCCTTAAGCCAAATCTCTATCAACAACAGCTTGAAGATCTAAACTTGCCCCGC
This genomic interval from Herpetosiphon gulosus contains the following:
- a CDS encoding STAS domain-containing protein is translated as MAADKSIGQSYRQIQQTLLNQILSTILASTGTLSVIMLIALVFPQARTIPFVIMTVVAVCGVIVIVTSQYWIRRGYPRRGAFFFIMTSIVLGAILAVVFNVPSFMALVSILLIIVSAILIGFRYTIYPLVLSVVISTLLMISEYNQWFKPYQFDSSAILSLIIQVVATLSMLIVTALVINMAVKRLEESANEAFLRARDAEEARFDQIALNDQLHHDNLEKQKLLDVIDALETPAIPILADTVVIPIVGYVSNDRLQKIQKLVLQHIYRERIQTVLLDITGVTSVDQSFAEGLRRLVQAIYVLGAKVFLTGIQPKTAHMFVDLDLHTVLPTTYATIADAIEALTQLNNTKR